The Daphnia magna isolate NIES linkage group LG6, ASM2063170v1.1, whole genome shotgun sequence genome segment CTTCATCTGCCAAATTTTTGAgtacagttttcttttccttatttttccaacaatttaaaattattagaTTCTGTCTCAAAAATGAGACTGCTCAATAGGATTTGATGTCAGTTACCAACTgttctattcttttcttttccttctcaTCTTTGCGCTGCAACTTTTTCTGGACATTTTTATCATCATCTTTCCAGAactcttcttccttcttttcttctttctttttatggtCTGCCTGTTTGACTGCCTCCTTACGCGCTCTGGCTACTGCCACTTTTGAATTTTCCCCGTCAAACTTTTTCGGCATGCTTGGCGATCGTGGCCTATATCAACTTTTACAACTTCTAGGTTCCTAAATTTTCAGAAATATATCAACGATTAGAGATTTCCAAATTTCCAAAAGAGCGGACTGAAggtcgaaaaagaaaacaaggccAACGCCATCTACTGTGGCGATCGAATTGCCATCTGACGAATGAAACTAGTACGCTGGATCGATCCAATGTTGTTTGATGGCATGTTTGTAAAAGTGAAAATGATCGAAACATGGGCgtgattcaaaaaaattgtacGAAATAAAATCTATTGCTCACATCATGTAACAGAACAACCGAAGTTTGTACATTTCAGTTTAGAGATGAAATCTTTCTTAAATCTCAAGGTAATACGGGTGATTTATGAAATGAAAATCGTTCGACAATAAGGTTATGCTATGCAGAGATTAATCCAATTAATAAAGTTCTGCATGGGTTCTGAACAGCTAATTaagatttcattttcatcacTAGGTAATCCTTCTAATGATCTCATCATTACTGCCATGGCCAGAGTTCAGTCATCCATCAATAGGGTGTTCACGAGAATTCTCTTTTCTTGTCAGGAATTTTGTTTCTAAGGTAGAATAGATATCCTTATATATTTGGCAAACATATTAATTTGTTTTGTATCTAAATAGAAATGGATTCCACTTTTTAACAAGTTCAAAGTTGAAGTCCCATTAAGTTGTCCCCTACATCCAGAACGAGACATTTACCATGTAATCCATCAATCAAAATTCCAAGCTGGCACCACAAAATGGAGCTGCTCTATTTGTGGGAAATCTTTTCACAGAGAACCTTTCCTTGATCTCCATATGTTAAAGAAACATCAAGACAAGCTACAACTGGTAATATCAAAATATGAGATGTTTCATTTCATAAGCTAAAAGATGCTTATTACTTAAAATTGATAGACAGAAGACAGTGTCTGTCCAGCTGATTTCTGTGACTTGATACGCTGTGAAGTGCTTCACTTAGCAGAAATGTCAAAGAACCAAAATCAAACCAGTGAATTCCAAAATCCCAGAGAGGAGCAACAAACAATCACAGCTTTAGTGAAAGCTACCCCTCAAGCTCATAGCGTTAGCCGTTACAACCAGCAAGCAGATATTTGCCTGACTAACGACGAAcaatgcaaaagaaaaggttgGCTGATTCTTCCGTCACAACTTCCACAGATGCACTGCTGCTCACCAGCGCCTTCCAATATTGTGAAATCGGTTTCTAACCAAACACTTCCTCGATGCCGTACTAACACTACCAATGACGTAAATCCAGAAATGATCTTGCCTTCAACCTCTAAAAAAGAGGAACTGTCTGAGCGTATAAGGCAAAAACAGAGCTCTTGCCGAGACGAAGATTTCTTTCAGCTTCGTTCAGAATGCGCCCGCTTGGTTAGCATGTGTACTAGTGATCTTATTCTACGTTTGAGCAACCAACAATTTTTGCATCTGAGAGGTGAGAAGAGATTGGAATCTGtacaacaaaattttttttaaagattattGTTCGATCTTTTCCAGATGAGCTCAATCGTACAGTATGTTGGCACTTACACTGTGACCGTTATTGGACGGAGGTTATTATCTCAGAAGCGAGCACTTCCACTCTTCTACTAATATGCATTGCATTTGCTGCCCTAGGATGTGCCAGTTCGTACATAATTGTTTGTGTCCTCTGTCGGTGAGTCCCTTATTGACcaaattctattttttattgctAAAAACATATTGTTTGTAAAGGGAACCTCAACCTTCTGCAATCCAATCTAGCAATCCTGATGATCCAATTCGAAGGGAAAAAAGATCTCGATTTAATTCTGTAGGTGGTGCGTGGAGTGCTGCTCCGAATCAATCTTGCAGCCGAATAGGCAAGTCGTCTGAATCGTATTTAAATTGCTCGCAGTCCTCTTTCATCACCGAAGTCGATGTGGAAGAAAATAGCTTAATCTAAAATTGATATCGTAAGTCAGATCTTTATTCTAGTCTATTGATAGGGAGAATTACGGACAGTTAGTATGTGATTTGATGATATCTATCGCTTGTAAACCGGTGAAATTTTCTAACTTCCTATCCGAGCATTCAATCATTCTAGTCAAATGTGTCTGTCAGTCCTCCTTTATATCACCGTCAGTTCCCAAATGTCGATGCACGTTTTTGTTATTAATTATGAGCCACACAAGTGATTAGTACAGTAATTCGATCATCTAAATCAAGTTCTCTATTAGTAATGGAGCCACGTAATGAGCTTCTACGTCAACCGGAAGATTAAACTACGTAAGATTTGACGTTGAATGGAGATGCGCCTTAAATTTACGAGCGGCTAGGGCAGCGGTCATGGCAGCACTGATTGATGTAGCAGCCGGAGCCATCTTTGCCCGTCGTGCCTCCCGCTGAGCCTTCTCCTGCAGAATACGATGAATTTTGGCGAAAAGACCACCCACAGGCGAGCGGGCTTTCTGCCATTGAGGCGGTGCCAATTGGTTCACAATGCGTCGAAACATTTCTTCCTCCATGTAACGTTGGCTGTCTTGGTTTGTCTTGGTCGATAGACAAGGATTCCAACGCAAATCGATTTCCCTGGAAAAACAAAGTGGCAAATGTTTTTCAGTTCAAAAAagatctctctctctcactctctctatctctctctccACCCCCTCCTCCCAACATTGATCATGACTTACTTTACTTGGGGTTGCGGTTTAATTTTGTATTCTCTGCGTGATGAGAATTTTCGACGTCCAAGCATTTGTGGgtagtttattctttttaaaccaTCCCTTCCTGCCGCTTTCGCTGGCTTGTTGGGAGAAACACCTGACGGATCTTCAACTTCATCTTCTTGCatatcttcgtcttcttcgtaGCAAAGAGAATGGGGATCAAGCACGTTTACTATTTTCCGAAATTTCTCGTCCGATTCAGCGCTACCGGTTGTTGACACACTGTCTTGAGAGCTGCATGCAGTCTTCGGTCGATCTaccgaatttttaaaaacccaaaTAGAAATCCAAAGATCATCGTTAAGTAATGAAAAGAATTACTGGTATCTTTGTTGGTATATTGATCTGCCTGCCACGGTAATGGTACTAAATGTCTTCGCGGACGACTCTGGAACCCTAGTGTGAAACGAGGCACCACATCTTCTTCCGTTCCCAGTAGACGAGGTGCTTTCGGTACGTCtttatctttttaaattattacATTGGTTGGCAATCATAATATTCTTTTCTAAGGCCCAGAACTTACCACAGGTAGATTGGTTAACTTTAGGAGGTCCTGCAAAGTGAATAAACTCCGAAAACTGTCGGCAAACAGTCGTCACTTGAATTTGCTCTAAGTTCACACATGAAACAGTGTGTTCTTTCATCCGGCATCCCTAattattgttgttattgtttgttttttttgttttgtttttttatatacgTTAAGATTATATTTAGATCAAGAACCagtttggcaaaaaatgaaaattttaactTTACGTGATGATTGGGAACAGTTGAAAACCGCAATATTTCTTGCTGGCAACACGTATGCTTCCCGATTGGTTGAAAATTCCCTTTATTCCGCGTGGTCCCCATATATTGACTGCCCTCAGGATGAAAAAGGCATTTCATGAAATCGGTGGCAGCAAACGGCATGCAGCAACTCGAACACTCAAGAAAATGTGTTTGAGACCAAAGTCTCCAATAAACTCGACGCCATGTCTTTAGCGATATTTTCAGATTCTGGATATATTCGGTAAGATTCCAATTCTGATCTCTAGAAATTAAAACGTAAGATGTAATGAGACAGTGTAACAACGTTTACAACTATGTACCTTTGATGACGGTGAACGAGTTGGCCTGTCTTTGTTAAAATGACCCTGCCAGCAGTGCATGGTACTTTTGACTGAACTTCTTCAGTAAGTAAACCGCCACAGAGAACACATTGAAACAGAGTGGCAGCCGTTTTAAATATTCCTCTTTTTGGGTTGGTTTTTGTCGAACAGAGATCGACAATGAAAAATGCGTACAGTCTAGCTTGAAGCGAAGATCTCTGATGGCCCAGTTGTTCCACTTCAGAAGCGGTAAATTTTGCAGCAAGCCTTTAGTTTGCGTAAACAGAACGTTAAAAAAATCCgtatttttacaattttttaattctccGCTGTGTTAATACTTTTCAATGAGCTGATCGCTGAGACAGCTGAAGCTTTGTTTCGCGTCTAATATTTGATTAGTTTGGTTGTGACAAAAATTTAAGCATTCCTCCACCAGCGTTTCCGTTTCCAGGAATGCTGCGGAAAGCAAAACTGGTACCACATTTGATGGCTCTGAATTAGTAATAGCGTAATAGAGATATGAATGTCTTAGGAAACTTAGAAAATAAGTGGCAAACCAAGCGCAGGTGGGTGGTTCATCGAATTCATCCATCTAGTCAACCATTCAAAAATGTGTACATCGCAATGAACAGTGATGTCGACGTCAGACAGCAGTTGACCTGCAAAGGAATTCGGCTTTAGTTAGAAGAACTTTCACTTATTATATGTATGGCCAATTGTCTAGAAATATCTATACCTCTAGTGGCTTTTGCGAAGTAAGGCATCTTCTCTAGCAATATATTCGCCTACAAGAAATATTGCGTGTGTAAATTTTGTAAAACATGTAAAATGACAAATGTTTACTGGTAAGGAGAAGTCTTTTTGGCCCCCTCTGACATCGTCAACTACGTGGATTACTACTTCATTAGAACCCAATGATTTGTTGGAATCATCTTCTTCGACGAGAGCCGTATCGGCTTCCGCATCTACAATTTGTATGGCTTCCTTGTTGAGCACCGGCTTTATGTCTGCCAATAGTTTGGCAACGGTGTTTTTATTCTCGGTAACGATCGATCCAATCCAAGGAACAATTGGATCAAATATTCCTTGATCAGCCATTAATTCCAGCTTCAAATGTAAAGATTGTTGGAGAAGTTTGATAACCTCACTCAGTTGGCTTAAATTGTAGATTCCTGTGTCGGTAGGTTCACATTTGGCTTGTCTCACCACACTGTCTACGAGCCGCACTATCGGCTGATGACGAAAACTGGGTATAAACAGGTTCAATTCAGTTGAATCTCTAGTAGTCCAATCGCGTGGAAGGGTACCTGAAGCTCGCATAAATCGAAGCGAATCATGAATAAACTGTAACACTTCTTTTACAGAAAACTCATGCGTCTCTTGAAACATTCTGCCGCTCTACACCAGTATTGACTCTTAAACGCACAAGGTGCTAGATTTATTGATCTAACTGCCGTAGTCAACGAtaccaaatttaaaaaaggaagaaaaaaaataaaggaaatccAACGTTATGTGTAATTGAACTAGATGACAAATCTTACAACATTAAGCGGCTAATGTGGCCACACCTCCATAAATATGGAGAACAATCAGAGCCATAGTCAAAGAAAACACCGCTTTAAATGCGAGGAGTGACCAAGAGTACATGTGCATGACATGTGAAATCATATCGCAAATCACCGATTTGTAGCTATGAAATCCAATCAGAATGACTACTGCCGGTAATAGTTGTTTTGGCAAGTCATGACGCGAATAGAGCCAAACTAACGCAGTCACCGAAAGGAAATGAACCTGGAGAAAATTTTTTACCATTATAACATATAAGATCAAAATTATACTCAGCTCAATTTACAATTGAAATGTTTGCTTCAAAGCTCTTCTGGATGTATTTCCAGTCAAATTCGGTTCCCCGTGCTCCAACCCACAGGACTAACAGGCGACTTAAAACCAGTTCAGCACCAGCCCAACCAAGCCCTGCAATCAACACCTTTGTGTGGCCTTTTCCTGCTATTCTCGACATAACAACACTTAGACCAATCAGGTCAATCAAATCAACTGTGCACTTCAGCAATTCCTGGAGCTTCAGAGGAAAAATGTAACAGTTATTTATCTAAGAACACCTAAAAGAAAGTTTTTACAGGAGAGAAGTTGTCAGGATCATCCTGTGAGTAATCTCCAGAAGTAGGGAAAAAAGTAGCTAACAGAAGCATTTTGCCTAGCTGTGTTAATGCATATACTCCACCAGCCTGAACACATTTCCAGAATGCTCCATATTCTGACCTGAGGTGTAAATGATAATATGTTTTCATTCAACCATAAATTTGATTAATAATGTTAAACTAGAAGCTTACAGTCCGCAGTACTTGTAGACTATCCAAAATGGAATATAGCTCTGAAAAATACATCTTATCATAATTGAATACAAAATATGAAATACTATAGTATCTTACCAAGGCTAGGCAATTTCCGAAATGATACAACGTCATTTGTGgcaaaaaaaacttgaattttATATTGCTTATGAATTCGTTTGCTTGTAATATTGCCGGATTCTTGCTGTCATACTGAACATCGACTGCTTAAATTGAAGTTCCTAGGGTCGAACCTAGATGGAGAAGTATAACAGCAGACGATGCTTCCCCAAGCTCGTTGTCAGGTCAAGATGCCTGACTGTTGTTTGTGATTTTGAATGGAACTGTAGAAAACGTGGTTAATGAACttataaacaatttttttaggagtacaaaaataaaaaattataatggCTGATAAACTAGCCAGAGCCGAAAAAGCCATAGAAACCAACCCTTTTGACTTAGAAGCTTGGGGTCAAATTCTGCGTGAAGCTCAGATACGCAAGATTGATGATGCCCGAGTTTACTTTGAACGGTTGGTAGCGCAGTTCCCAACATCGGGTCGGTATTGGAAAATGTATATAGAACAAGAAATGCGGGCAAGGAATTATGATAAAGTCGAAAAGGTAGGAATTAGCATTATTTGTGTTTCCAAAAGTTTCATGCTCATGTTTTGTTTGCAGTTGTTTCAACGCTGCTTGATCAAGGTTTTAAATATAGAACTCTGGAAACTGTATGTGAACTATGTTAAGGAAACTAAAAGTGCTTTACCCAACTACAGGTATAAAAAGCATGATGGCTCTAGCCAGAATTcaaattcatattttttctgTTAATCCTGTCATCATTTCAGAGAGAAAATTGCACAGTGCTACGATTTCACATTGGATAAAGTTGGAATGGACATCCAGTCATATAGTATTTGGAATGATTATATTCACTTTCTCCGTAATGTTGAAGCTGTTGGATCTTATGCTGAAAATCAGAGAATCACAGCTGTAAGAAAAGTGTATCAAAGAGGTGTAGTTACTCCAATGCTGAACATTGAACAACTATGGAAGGACTACATTGCATATGAATTAGCCATAAACCCCATGATTGCAGAAAAAATGCAGCAGGtaattttctaaaaacaaattagctaagaataatctaaaaaaaaattgcttttcaTATTGTCATTATCAAAAGAGGTGAAATCATATTGGATGAAAGAACtatttttctcaaaattttaatttttataaataaatattcagCATATTTTGTCACTATAGCAATTTAGAATAAGTttcccaagaaaaaaaatctgctcTATGTTGGCTTTCAATCCTATTTTTCTTACATTTACTCTGTTACACAGGAGCGTAGCCGTGATTACATGAATGCTAGAAGAGTTGCCAAAGAATTGGAGGCCTGCACGCGGGGTCTTAATAAAGCTATGCCTTCGACCCCGCCATCCAATCACCCAGAGCaaataaaacaagtagaaCTATGGAAAAAATACTTGGCCTGGGAGAAATCTAATCCATTACGAACAGAAGACCAGTCGTTACTTACCAAACGAACTATGTTCGCTTTCGAACAGTGTCTTTTGTGCCTTGGACACCATCCCCATGTTTGGTATGAAGCCGCCCTTTTTCTTCAAATCAGTACAAAGACTCTTTCAGACAAAGGGGTAAGTTAAAATCTTAGCTTCTCATGACTGTAGTTTCATTTCAATACGATTTAGGATGTGACGGCTGCCAAGAGCCTAGCTGAGGAAGTCTCCAATATTTATGAACGTTCGATTAATGGCCCTATGTCCCATAACAGCCTACTTTACTTCGCTTATGCCGATTACGAAGAGGGGCGAATTAAGTATGACAAAGCTCATCAAATTTATACGAAATACCTCGAGCAGCATGACATCGATCCAACCTTGGTAATTCTCTCTTATTCTGTTACCATTATAAGTTTGCGGTAACATGGTAAAATTCATAGGGCTACATTCAATACATGCGCTTTGCAAGAAGAGCGGAAGGAATAAAATCGGCCCGATTAGTGTTTAAACGATCTCGCCAAGACCCTCGCTGTTCTAGCCATGTCTTTGTAGCTGCTGCCTTGATGGAATATTATTGTACCAAGGACAAAAATATCGcctttaaaatatttgatcTAGGTCTTAAACGGTTCAAGCATCAACCTGACTATCTGCTTGCCTATGTCGAATTCCTGACGCAACTGAATGAAGATAACAACACTCGAGTACTTTTTGAACGGATTCTATCATCGGGCTCGCTTACTCCTGAAAATTCATTAGAAATTTGGAACCGCTTCCTCGAGTTTGAGTCTTCTATTGGGGATCTTTCTAGTGTAGTGAAAGTAGAAAAAAGACGCAATGCGGTCCTCGATAAGGTAGATTTCTACATAAAGCtgcattttgtttcatttccatagtttttatttgaattttagCTCAAGGAATtggaaggaaaagaaacagcGCTCCTTATTGATCGGTATAGATTTGGAACCTTGTTTCCCTGTTCGACTGCAGATCTAAGGTTTGTTCTAATTGCGTTACATTTCGAGGTATTGTTTTAACATTTAATGAATGCTTATTAAAGAGCGTTGGGATACTATGAAGTAGCAGAGCTTAGCAGCAGCCAAAGTGCTAAAAATCTTCTTGCCAGAGAGGAGgaaaatcgaaaacaaaacacggaGGCGGCAGACGTTACGATGTACAAGCCCGACTTTTCTCAAATGGTACCTTTCAAACCCAAAATTCAATGGACACCAGGGGAACACATCGCGCCGGGTAAAATTCGTATTAAATCTAATTATAAACCTTAAGTTAACAAttcccttttaattttttctgtttgcagGAGGAGGATTTCCGTTACCGCCTGCAGCCTCTCAGCTGTGCGGAATGTTACCCCCACCACATTGCTTCCACGGGCCTTTTGTTGTAGTCGATCCAGTAATGGAGCTAATAAAGCATTTAAACATAAGCGAAACGAGTAATGAGTACAACATTACATACCTTttgaataaaactaaaaaaaaaaaattattaattttttaggTTCCTTGCTCGCGAATACCACAGACAACGCAAAATTATTTGACATGGCCCGAAGTGTTCATTGGCTGCCCAAAGATGCCGGTGTTGACCGCccacagaaaaaaagaggaatggGTGAAGAATCTGAAGATGAAGAGCCGATCGCCACAAGTGGATCTCAGCAAAGTGGACCACCACTAAACGATATTTATCGGAAACGGCAACAGAAGCGAGTCAAGTGATGAAAGAATTTACttgattaaaaattcaaaacacaATACAGAAATGTTTACATCATTTACATTCACTTTTGGTAAAAATTTTCCAATAGTTTCTGAACTCTCCACAACATGACTTCATTGGTACCAGAACAATTTTCTGGTCTATAAGGAGGGCTTACTACTATCTCATTAAGCACTGACAGGCAACcataattattttcatttactGGAATACGGCTTTCATGAAACCACTTTTTTAAAGCATCTTTTAGCTGTTTCCAATCTTCAGAATGCTGAGAGCTAGGTCCTTGCAATCCATTTTCTTCGGGAAGTGTTCTCATGCTAGTTGATGTCATCTTAATAATTTTGAGATACTTAATTGAATTTCCGATGATtaattttatacttctttcttcttggttACAACGATCTATCATCATAAAAAGACtgtaaattaaaataaaaataaaaaatgaattaaaagtTTTGACTTCATCTGCATTGTGGAAAGTAGTTGCTACATACCTTCCACTAATTGGGTCCATTGAGTAGATTTGTCCAACAAATTTAGTGTGATTGATTGTTAAAACTTCGACTCTGCTCCCAACGAGATTCACATAATTAGCCGGGCATTTTTCAATTGGATATTGTAAAACGTATCCTTCTGCAAGATCCATTTTCAAACTGTTATGATGCGAACATCGGTCAAGTTTCACCATGCGGACAAGCTGGGAAGTTTTTTATGAGGAGAAATTCTAACATGTCTCCTAATAAAAAATCAGAATAACGCGGTcatagaataatttttttaaattaacttgTACCAATATTATTTTCAATGTATTGATGAACAGTTATTTATTTCGTACGATCGTGAAGCTGAAATCTCGACGAAGCCATGCCATAATCGATGAACAAGCAGCCGAATTCAATGTAAACAGTTGCACTTGCACAAATTCTGATTCTCTCGATCTCTTAAAGTCTCATGCTTGCTGCCAACATAAACGGTAGCTCATTTGTACGTCTTAAATAATCTTGAATCAAGGAGGTTAGAATCTAGTTagaaatttctttctttatgaAAAATCTTCattaagagaaaaagaaagtgttAAGTTTGTGGattagttatttttttgtgtggggAAACGTtactgaaaaaaatttatacaaTTTGAGAAGTAGGCCTACAGTATAATATTATGAAAATGAAGATCCCAACTCcatatttattattttctgcTTTTGGTGCAGTTGGTGGTGGCCTTATATTAGTTAAGTATGAATAATTCTGAATCAATAAAGATTTTTGTGTAAAAACCAATACTTTTGCTTTCTTAGAGAATATTTAAGTGGACCTAGATATGAAGGAAAGGAAAGATTAGATGGGAAAACAGTGATTATCACTGGTGCCACTGATGGaattggaaaagaaacagcTAAAGAATTGGCCAAGAGAGGAGCAAAAATATTTATGGCCTCCCGTGATATGAAGAAGTGTGAAGAAATCAGAAAAGATTTTGTTCTTCAGACTGGCAACAAATTTATTTACTGCAGAAAATGTGACCTAGCATCTCAAGAATCTATTAGACAGTTTGCCTCAAGATTTAATTCTGGTAAGCCTGTTTAATTGTTCTAGTAATGCTTATTTGAAATGATTTAATTTCTGTCCCAGAGGAGTCTAGATTGGATATTCTCCTTAATAACGCTGGGGTAATGCGCTGTCCTCGCAGTTTAACTTCCGAGGGAATTGAGATGCAAATAGGGGTACAATGGACCACCGGAATTTTCCAATAGCAATAATATAAGATCTGTTTTCCAGG includes the following:
- the LOC116925150 gene encoding uncharacterized protein KIAA1841 homolog; the encoded protein is MTLYHFGNCLALSYIPFWIVYKYCGLSEYGAFWKCVQAGGVYALTQLGKMLLLATFFPTSGDYSQDDPDNFSPLQELLKCTVDLIDLIGLSVVMSRIAGKGHTKVLIAGLGWAGAELVLSRLLVLWVGARGTEFDWKYIQKSFEANISIVHFLSVTALVWLYSRHDLPKQLLPAVVILIGFHSYKSVICDMISHVMHMYSWSLLAFKAVFSLTMALIVLHIYGGVATLALELMADQGIFDPIVPWIGSIVTENKNTVAKLLADIKPVLNKEAIQIVDAEADTALVEEDDSNKSLGSNEVVIHVVDDVRGGQKDFSLPANILLEKMPYFAKATRGQLLSDVDITVHCDVHIFEWLTRWMNSMNHPPALEPSNVVPVLLSAAFLETETLVEECLNFCHNQTNQILDAKQSFSCLSDQLIEKLAAKFTASEVEQLGHQRSSLQARLYAFFIVDLCSTKTNPKRGIFKTAATLFQCVLCGGLLTEEVQSKVPCTAGRVILTKTGQLVHRHQRDQNWNLTEYIQNLKISLKTWRRVYWRLWSQTHFLECSSCCMPFAATDFMKCLFHPEGSQYMGTTRNKGNFQPIGKHTCCQQEILRFSTVPNHHGCRMKEHTVSCVNLEQIQVTTVCRQFSEFIHFAGPPKVNQSTCDKDVPKAPRLLGTEEDVVPRFTLGFQSRPRRHLVPLPWQADQYTNKDTNRPKTACSSQDSVSTTGSAESDEKFRKIVNVLDPHSLCYEEDEDMQEDEVEDPSGVSPNKPAKAAGRDGLKRINYPQMLGRRKFSSRREYKIKPQPQVKEIDLRWNPCLSTKTNQDSQRYMEEEMFRRIVNQLAPPQWQKARSPVGGLFAKIHRILQEKAQREARRAKMAPAATSISAAMTAALAARKFKAHLHSTSNLT
- the LOC116925147 gene encoding gem-associated protein 6, coding for MVKLDRCSHHNSLKMDLAEGYVLQYPIEKCPANYVNLVGSRVEVLTINHTKFVGQIYSMDPISGSLFMMIDRCNQEERSIKLIIGNSIKYLKIIKMTSTSMRTLPEENGLQGPSSQHSEDWKQLKDALKKWFHESRIPVNENNYGCLSVLNEIVVSPPYRPENCSGTNEVMLWRVQKLLENFYQK
- the LOC116925144 gene encoding retinol dehydrogenase 13 isoform X1, with translation MNSYLFRTIVKLKSRRSHAIIDEQAAEFNVNSCTCTNSDSLDLLKSHACCQHKREYLSGPRYEGKERLDGKTVIITGATDGIGKETAKELAKRGAKIFMASRDMKKCEEIRKDFVLQTGNKFIYCRKCDLASQESIRQFASRFNSEESRLDILLNNAGVMRCPRSLTSEGIEMQIGVNHFGHFLLTHLLLDKLKKTAPSRIINVSSVAHLRGEIDFNDLNSEKHYDPAKAYEQSKLANVLFTRELAKRLEGTGVTVNALHPGIVDTNIARHMDFVNSWFASLFLKPLAWPFIRTPERGAQTTLYAALDPSLANVTGKYFSNCAESHVAPQALDDDAARKLFITSLRWTRLH
- the LOC116925142 gene encoding uncharacterized protein LOC116925142, with product MKSFLNLKVILLMISSLLPWPEFSHPSIGCSREFSFLVRNFVSKKWIPLFNKFKVEVPLSCPLHPERDIYHVIHQSKFQAGTTKWSCSICGKSFHREPFLDLHMLKKHQDKLQLTEDSVCPADFCDLIRCEVLHLAEMSKNQNQTSEFQNPREEQQTITALVKATPQAHSVSRYNQQADICLTNDEQCKRKGWLILPSQLPQMHCCSPAPSNIVKSVSNQTLPRCRTNTTNDVNPEMILPSTSKKEELSERIRQKQSSCRDEDFFQLRSECARLVSMCTSDLILRLSNQQFLHLRDELNRTVCWHLHCDRYWTEVIISEASTSTLLLICIAFAALGCASSYIIVCVLCREPQPSAIQSSNPDDPIRREKRSRFNSVGGAWSAAPNQSCSRIGKSSESYLNCSQSSFITEVDVEENSLI
- the LOC116925139 gene encoding cleavage stimulation factor subunit 3, which encodes MADKLARAEKAIETNPFDLEAWGQILREAQIRKIDDARVYFERLVAQFPTSGRYWKMYIEQEMRARNYDKVEKLFQRCLIKVLNIELWKLYVNYVKETKSALPNYREKIAQCYDFTLDKVGMDIQSYSIWNDYIHFLRNVEAVGSYAENQRITAVRKVYQRGVVTPMLNIEQLWKDYIAYELAINPMIAEKMQQERSRDYMNARRVAKELEACTRGLNKAMPSTPPSNHPEQIKQVELWKKYLAWEKSNPLRTEDQSLLTKRTMFAFEQCLLCLGHHPHVWYEAALFLQISTKTLSDKGDVTAAKSLAEEVSNIYERSINGPMSHNSLLYFAYADYEEGRIKYDKAHQIYTKYLEQHDIDPTLGYIQYMRFARRAEGIKSARLVFKRSRQDPRCSSHVFVAAALMEYYCTKDKNIAFKIFDLGLKRFKHQPDYLLAYVEFLTQLNEDNNTRVLFERILSSGSLTPENSLEIWNRFLEFESSIGDLSSVVKVEKRRNAVLDKLKELEGKETALLIDRYRFGTLFPCSTADLRALGYYEVAELSSSQSAKNLLAREEENRKQNTEAADVTMYKPDFSQMVPFKPKIQWTPGEHIAPGGGFPLPPAASQLCGMLPPPHCFHGPFVVVDPVMELIKHLNISETSSLLANTTDNAKLFDMARSVHWLPKDAGVDRPQKKRGMGEESEDEEPIATSGSQQSGPPLNDIYRKRQQKRVK